A genome region from Prionailurus bengalensis isolate Pbe53 chromosome B4, Fcat_Pben_1.1_paternal_pri, whole genome shotgun sequence includes the following:
- the LOC122473629 gene encoding LOW QUALITY PROTEIN: olfactory receptor 10C1-like (The sequence of the model RefSeq protein was modified relative to this genomic sequence to represent the inferred CDS: inserted 2 bases in 1 codon), whose product MSGNQSLCTKFTFVAFSSLAELQPVLFVVFLLIYLFTVGGNLIIISLIWVSTSLHTPMYFFLVNLSFLEMCYITSVVPQMLVHLLMETKTISVGGCAAQMYTFAILGLTECSLLAAMAYDRFVAICYPLRYTLLMSPRMCLILATASWTTGVVVESAQITWIFSLPFCGTGKIQHFFCDIMPVMKLACVDTSYNRIVMFVLSMIFIMTPXLLILCSYLRILVTILRIPSAAGRHRAFSTCSSHILVVSLFYGTALFTYIQPKTVHTPETDKATALMYTVVTPALNPVIYTLRNKEVKEAFQRVT is encoded by the exons ATGAGTGGAAATCAGTCCCTCTGCACCAAATTCACATTTGTGGCTTTTTCCTCTCTAGCAGAGTTACAGCCTGTGCTCTTCGTTGTGTTCTTACTCATTTACTTGTTTACTGTGGGAGGAAACCTCATCATCATCTCCCTGATCTGGGTCTCCACTTCCTTACACActcccatgtatttcttcctggttAACCTCTCCTTCCTGGAGATGTGCTACATCACCAGTGTGGTGCCTCAGATGCTGGTGCATCTGCTGATGGAGACCAAGACTATAAGCGTGGGTGGTTGTGCAGCTCAGATGTACACATTTGCCATCTTGGGACTGACAGAATGCTCCCTGCTAGCAGCCATGGCTTATGATCGCTTTGTAGCTATTTGTTACCCGCTGCGTTATACACTCTTGATGAGCCCTCGCATGTGTTTGATATTGGCTACAGCGTCTTGGACcactggggtggtggtggagtCAGCCCAGATCACCTGGATCTTCAGTCTTCCCTTCTGCGGAACAGGAAAGATTCAGCACTTTTTCTGTGACATCATGCCTGTAATGAAACTGGCTTGTGTTGATACCTCCTACAATAGGATTGTGATGTTTGTTCTCTCCATGATCTTCATCATGACTCC TTTGCTCATCTTGTGCTCCTACCTGCGAATTCTTGTAACCATCTTGAGAATCCCTTCAGCAGCTGGCAGACACAGAGCTTTCTCCACTTGTTCATCTCATATCTTGGTTGTTTCTCTGTTCTACGGCACTGCCTTGTTCACTTATATCCAACCAAAGACTGTACACACTCCAGAAACAGACAAAGCAACTGCACTCATGTACACAGTGGTCACCCCTGCTCTGAATCCTGTTATCTATACCTTGAGGAACAAGGAAGTAAAGGAAGCCTTTCAAAGGGTAACATAG